A part of Bacillus thuringiensis genomic DNA contains:
- a CDS encoding SDR family NAD(P)-dependent oxidoreductase: MHMQLKGKTALVTGSTAGIGKAIATSLVAEGATVLINGRREENVNQTIKEIRAQYPDAILQPVVADLGTEQGCQHVIEKYPEVDILINNLGIFEPVEYFDIPDEDWFKLFEVNIMSGVRLTRSYLKKMIERKEGRVIFIASEAAIMPSQEMAHYSATKTMQLSLSRSLAELTTGTNVTVNTIMPGSTLTEGVETMLNSLYPNEQLTIEEAEKRFMKENRPTSIIQRLIRPEEIANLVTFLSSPLSSAINGSALRIDGGLVRSVF; encoded by the coding sequence ATGCATATGCAATTAAAAGGAAAAACAGCACTGGTTACTGGATCTACGGCAGGGATTGGAAAAGCAATTGCCACTTCATTAGTAGCGGAAGGCGCTACTGTACTTATTAATGGACGCCGTGAAGAAAATGTTAATCAAACGATAAAAGAAATTCGAGCACAATATCCGGATGCTATCCTTCAACCCGTAGTAGCTGATTTAGGAACAGAACAAGGGTGCCAACATGTGATTGAAAAGTACCCTGAAGTAGACATTCTTATTAACAACTTAGGAATTTTTGAACCTGTAGAATATTTTGATATCCCTGATGAAGATTGGTTTAAATTGTTTGAAGTCAATATTATGAGTGGTGTTCGACTTACTCGCTCGTACTTGAAAAAAATGATTGAAAGAAAAGAAGGAAGAGTTATCTTTATTGCTAGCGAAGCAGCTATTATGCCATCTCAAGAAATGGCTCATTATAGTGCGACTAAAACGATGCAGCTCTCACTTTCTCGCAGTTTAGCTGAGCTGACGACAGGAACGAATGTGACTGTTAATACTATCATGCCTGGTTCGACTTTAACGGAAGGAGTGGAGACTATGTTAAATAGTCTTTATCCTAATGAGCAATTGACAATAGAAGAAGCTGAGAAGCGATTTATGAAAGAGAATCGACCAACCTCTATTATTCAAAGACTTATTCGACCAGAAGAAATCGCCAATCTTGTCACTTTCTTAAGTAGCCCACTTTCTTCAGCGATTAATGGTTCTGCGTTGCGAATAGACGGGGGATTAGTACGTAGTGTATTTTAA
- a CDS encoding LLM class oxidoreductase, with protein MEKFANHFGYNRMFAKDQLTLGVHIPIENYQFHAPTMEKQVELVQKAEQYGFTGVWLRDVLLQDPDFGDPATGQIYDMMIYLTYLASKTEKIAFGTSATVLSLRHPLRVAKEIATLDQLFPERIMLGVSSGDRRADFKALGVSHETRGEKFREAFAYLEEILYKNFPSIQSTLGEVNGANLVPKPSKRIPTFITGFSQQNMDWFAEHGDGWMYYPRSPVHQAAAIGQWRERVEDYHPDVFKPFIQPMHLDLSEDPNERPTPIRLGYRTGRKALIELLDIYRSIGVNHLFLALFDGQRPADEVLDELGEEVLPHFPAL; from the coding sequence ATGGAAAAGTTTGCGAATCATTTTGGATATAATCGTATGTTTGCGAAAGATCAACTTACATTAGGAGTTCACATTCCGATTGAAAATTATCAGTTTCATGCGCCAACGATGGAAAAACAAGTAGAGTTAGTGCAAAAAGCAGAACAATATGGTTTTACAGGCGTATGGCTTCGCGATGTATTGCTACAAGACCCTGACTTTGGCGATCCTGCAACAGGTCAAATTTACGATATGATGATTTATTTAACGTATTTAGCAAGTAAAACAGAGAAAATCGCATTCGGAACGTCGGCAACTGTATTATCGCTTCGCCATCCATTGCGTGTGGCGAAGGAAATTGCGACATTAGATCAACTGTTTCCAGAAAGAATTATGCTCGGCGTTTCATCCGGTGACCGACGCGCTGATTTTAAAGCGTTAGGTGTTAGTCATGAAACAAGAGGTGAAAAGTTTAGAGAAGCGTTTGCTTACTTGGAAGAGATTTTGTATAAAAACTTTCCATCTATCCAGTCGACACTAGGAGAAGTGAATGGAGCGAATTTAGTTCCAAAACCGTCAAAACGTATTCCAACCTTTATTACAGGTTTTAGTCAGCAAAATATGGACTGGTTCGCTGAACATGGAGATGGATGGATGTATTATCCACGTAGTCCAGTACATCAGGCTGCAGCAATTGGACAATGGAGAGAACGAGTAGAAGATTATCATCCAGATGTATTCAAACCATTTATACAACCGATGCATTTAGACTTATCTGAAGATCCAAATGAACGTCCTACACCGATACGTTTAGGTTACCGTACAGGGCGTAAGGCGCTAATTGAATTGCTTGATATATATCGAAGTATTGGTGTGAATCATTTATTCCTTGCTTTATTTGATGGTCAACGTCCAGCTGACGAAGTATTGGATGAGCTAGGAGAAGAAGTACTACCTCATTTCCCAGCATTGTAA
- the tkt gene encoding transketolase produces the protein MTQNINQLAVNTLRTLSIDAINAANSGHPGLPMGAAPMAYALWANHLNHNPNHPKWFNRDRFVLSAGHGSSLLYSLLHLAGYDVSIDDLKSFRKLNSKTPGHPEFGHTSGVEATTGPLGQGIANAVGMAMAEAHLAAKFNKDSHSIIDHNTYALVGDGDLMEGVAYEAMSMAGHMKLGKLIVLYDSNEISLDGELNIAFSEDIQKRVESAHWQYVRVEDGNDVEAITKAIQLAKDNTDQPTLIEIRTIIGYGSPKVAGTNKAHGNPLGVEEATATKQVYGWHYEEDFFVPEEVTAHFNDLKQKGIEKENEWNEHFNLYRESNSALADELEKAITGEVLIEAKDILSFDTEKTISTRVASGEAINHYVKTIPSIFGGSADLSHSTMTDIKGEAVYAVESYAGRNIYFGVREHAMGAAANGLALHGGVKPFVSTFFVFNDYLRPSIRLAALQKLPVTYVFTHDSIAVGEDGPTHEPIEHLAALRAIPGLTVIRPSDANETASAWAYALQQTDGPVVLVLSRQNLPVFNETKVNIENLSKGAYVLTQTNENPDVILIATGSEVSLAASAKQKLEEEQVSVRIVAMPSWELFDRQSKEYKESVLPSSVTKRVSLEMGVSLGWERYVGQEGKILSIETFGASGTGAEVMNLFGFTTENVVQITKSVLNS, from the coding sequence ATGACACAAAACATAAATCAATTAGCAGTGAATACACTTCGTACGTTATCAATTGATGCTATTAATGCGGCAAATTCAGGTCATCCAGGTCTTCCGATGGGAGCAGCACCGATGGCTTATGCATTATGGGCGAATCATTTAAATCATAATCCTAATCATCCAAAATGGTTTAACCGTGATCGATTCGTTTTATCAGCGGGACACGGATCGAGCCTACTATATAGCTTACTTCATTTAGCTGGATATGACGTTTCAATTGATGACTTGAAAAGCTTCAGAAAGTTAAATAGTAAAACACCAGGACATCCTGAGTTTGGTCATACTTCTGGAGTTGAAGCGACTACAGGACCGTTAGGACAAGGGATTGCAAATGCTGTCGGAATGGCAATGGCAGAAGCGCATTTAGCAGCGAAGTTCAATAAGGATAGTCACTCTATTATAGATCATAATACGTACGCTTTAGTTGGAGACGGTGACTTAATGGAGGGTGTCGCTTATGAAGCGATGTCGATGGCAGGGCATATGAAACTTGGCAAGTTAATTGTACTGTATGATTCAAATGAAATTTCACTTGATGGTGAATTAAACATTGCTTTTTCTGAAGATATTCAGAAAAGGGTAGAATCTGCACATTGGCAATATGTAAGAGTTGAGGATGGAAACGATGTTGAGGCTATTACAAAAGCTATTCAATTAGCGAAAGACAATACGGATCAACCTACTCTTATAGAAATTAGAACCATTATAGGTTATGGAAGTCCAAAAGTTGCTGGAACGAACAAAGCACATGGTAACCCGCTTGGAGTAGAAGAAGCAACAGCGACAAAACAAGTGTATGGTTGGCATTATGAGGAAGACTTCTTTGTGCCTGAAGAAGTAACAGCTCATTTTAATGATTTGAAACAAAAAGGTATTGAAAAAGAGAACGAATGGAATGAGCATTTCAATTTATACAGAGAATCGAATTCTGCACTAGCAGATGAATTAGAAAAAGCGATTACAGGTGAGGTTTTAATCGAAGCGAAAGACATTCTATCCTTTGATACTGAAAAAACGATTTCCACTCGTGTTGCAAGTGGGGAAGCTATTAATCATTATGTGAAAACGATTCCTTCTATTTTCGGTGGAAGTGCGGATCTTTCTCATTCTACGATGACAGATATAAAAGGTGAAGCAGTGTATGCAGTAGAATCGTATGCTGGCCGAAATATATACTTCGGTGTACGTGAACATGCAATGGGAGCGGCAGCGAATGGACTGGCTCTTCATGGAGGAGTAAAACCTTTTGTAAGTACATTCTTTGTATTTAATGATTACCTTCGTCCATCTATTCGACTCGCTGCGTTGCAAAAGTTACCTGTAACGTACGTATTCACACATGATTCGATCGCTGTAGGAGAAGATGGTCCAACGCATGAACCAATCGAGCACTTGGCAGCTCTTCGGGCAATTCCTGGTTTAACAGTTATCCGCCCGTCAGATGCAAATGAAACAGCGAGCGCGTGGGCGTATGCATTACAGCAAACGGATGGTCCAGTTGTTTTAGTACTTAGTCGTCAAAATCTACCGGTGTTTAATGAAACGAAAGTAAACATAGAAAATCTTTCTAAAGGAGCTTATGTACTAACGCAAACAAATGAAAATCCGGATGTGATTTTAATTGCGACAGGTTCAGAAGTATCCTTAGCTGCTAGTGCAAAACAGAAACTAGAAGAAGAACAAGTTTCTGTTCGCATCGTTGCAATGCCGAGCTGGGAATTATTCGATCGCCAATCGAAAGAATATAAAGAATCTGTTCTTCCGTCTTCTGTAACGAAACGAGTATCGCTTGAGATGGGTGTATCTCTTGGATGGGAGCGTTATGTAGGACAAGAAGGAAAAATATTATCGATTGAAACATTTGGAGCTTCAGGAACTGGAGCTGAAGTCATGAATCTATTTGGATTTACGACAGAAAATGTTGTTCAGATTACAAAAAGTGTACTGAATTCTTAA
- a CDS encoding NADP-dependent oxidoreductase, with amino-acid sequence MKAIGLMQYGDKSVLQEIEMQTPLLGDNDVLIEVYAAGVNPVDWKIREGLLQDVISYNFPLVLGWDVAGVVADIGKNVTACKVGDEVYSRPDIERNGTYAEYVAVDEKYVAKKPRNLSFEEAASTPLVGLTSWQSLVKFANVQKGNKVLIHAGSGGIGTFAIQLAKSLGAHVATTTSTKNMQFVKDLGADTVIDYKTEDFSLLLHNYNIVFDVLGGDVLKDSYKVLAQNGKLASIYGPKGMEIPQTEISREKNIESDHIFTEPNGYELSLITELIEGGKIKPVVTHVLPLHVEGVKKAHHISESERALGKIVLKKHW; translated from the coding sequence ATGAAAGCGATAGGACTTATGCAATATGGAGATAAAAGTGTACTACAAGAGATTGAAATGCAGACACCGCTATTGGGAGACAATGATGTACTGATTGAAGTATATGCAGCTGGTGTAAATCCCGTGGATTGGAAAATACGTGAAGGTTTACTTCAAGACGTAATTTCTTATAACTTCCCGCTCGTTTTAGGATGGGATGTTGCAGGGGTAGTTGCTGATATAGGGAAAAACGTAACAGCATGTAAAGTGGGGGATGAAGTATATAGTCGTCCAGATATTGAACGAAATGGTACTTATGCAGAGTACGTGGCTGTAGATGAGAAGTATGTGGCGAAAAAACCGAGAAATCTATCTTTTGAGGAAGCAGCATCAACCCCTCTAGTAGGTTTGACAAGTTGGCAAAGTTTAGTGAAGTTCGCAAATGTTCAAAAAGGTAATAAGGTTTTAATTCATGCTGGATCTGGCGGGATTGGCACGTTTGCTATTCAGCTAGCGAAAAGTTTAGGTGCACATGTTGCAACTACGACTAGTACGAAAAACATGCAGTTTGTAAAGGATCTAGGCGCTGATACTGTCATTGATTACAAAACAGAAGACTTTTCTTTACTTCTGCATAATTACAATATTGTATTTGATGTGTTAGGCGGGGATGTACTAAAGGATAGTTATAAAGTGCTTGCACAAAATGGAAAGTTAGCGTCTATTTATGGTCCGAAAGGTATGGAAATTCCACAAACTGAAATATCAAGAGAGAAAAATATTGAGAGTGACCATATATTTACTGAACCTAATGGATATGAACTTTCTCTTATTACAGAATTAATTGAGGGCGGGAAGATTAAACCTGTTGTAACGCATGTGTTGCCTTTACATGTAGAAGGCGTAAAAAAAGCACACCACATAAGTGAGTCAGAACGTGCTCTTGGCAAAATTGTATTGAAGAAACATTGGTAA
- the zwf gene encoding glucose-6-phosphate dehydrogenase, protein MESMTFVLFGATGDLAKRKIYPALYNLYRDQKLPKQISVIGLGRREVSHIDFQKRIQESIETFSRHREEGTPELEGFLDNFRYCPLDVSKPEDYERLLQVVREREEELHIKGNRMFYLSVAPEFFETIALNIKESGLDKTDGWKRLMIEKPFGHDLTSARELNDKLSRTFEEDEIYRIDHYLGKPMIQNLEALEFANPVLQSIWNKEHIANVQITASETVGVEERAGYYDHAGAIRDMVQNHMLQILMMTAMNLPEKINACEIREEKRKVMETLRKVKKEDVQKHIIRGQYSSGEIKGGQVVAYKEEPGVNPASNIDTFVTARLWIDNPFWTDVPFYIRTGKRMKEKSTRIVIEFKNTLKQQYQDNNPNAEPNLLIIEISPGENVSLQLNSKNPLKNGEIEPMRINFTCEQADVGVPEAYERLIHDAVSGDATFFAHWREVELSWEWVQPILEAFEENLLPLHEYESGSYGPDASNELLQESGFKWWLDQETEK, encoded by the coding sequence TTGGAATCAATGACCTTTGTTTTATTTGGAGCGACAGGGGACTTAGCGAAACGCAAAATTTACCCCGCACTATATAACTTATATAGAGATCAAAAGCTTCCAAAGCAAATATCCGTTATTGGGCTTGGAAGACGTGAAGTATCTCATATAGATTTTCAAAAAAGAATACAAGAATCAATAGAGACGTTTTCCCGTCATAGAGAAGAAGGTACTCCAGAGCTCGAAGGTTTTTTAGATAATTTTCGTTATTGTCCATTAGATGTGAGTAAGCCGGAAGACTATGAGAGGTTATTACAAGTCGTTCGTGAAAGGGAAGAGGAACTACATATAAAAGGTAATAGAATGTTCTATCTTTCCGTTGCACCTGAATTTTTCGAGACCATTGCTTTAAATATTAAGGAAAGCGGACTTGATAAAACGGATGGATGGAAACGCCTAATGATTGAGAAACCGTTTGGGCACGACCTTACATCTGCTCGTGAGCTTAATGATAAGCTTAGTCGCACGTTTGAAGAAGACGAGATATACCGTATTGATCATTATTTGGGTAAACCGATGATTCAAAACCTTGAAGCACTAGAATTTGCAAATCCTGTTCTCCAATCGATTTGGAACAAAGAACATATAGCAAATGTACAAATCACAGCAAGTGAAACGGTTGGGGTTGAAGAAAGAGCCGGATATTATGATCACGCCGGAGCCATTCGTGATATGGTTCAAAATCACATGTTACAAATATTAATGATGACTGCTATGAATCTGCCGGAAAAAATTAACGCATGTGAAATTCGAGAGGAAAAGCGAAAGGTAATGGAGACGCTTCGTAAAGTGAAAAAAGAAGACGTTCAGAAGCATATCATTCGCGGTCAATACTCTTCAGGAGAGATAAAAGGTGGGCAAGTTGTAGCGTATAAAGAGGAGCCTGGAGTAAATCCTGCTTCTAACATAGACACATTTGTTACTGCTCGCTTGTGGATCGATAATCCATTTTGGACTGATGTTCCCTTCTATATACGAACAGGTAAAAGAATGAAAGAAAAGTCTACTCGTATTGTAATCGAATTTAAAAATACGTTAAAACAGCAATATCAAGATAATAACCCAAATGCAGAACCTAACTTATTAATAATTGAAATTAGCCCAGGTGAAAATGTTTCATTACAGTTAAATAGTAAAAATCCATTGAAAAATGGAGAGATTGAACCGATGCGTATTAACTTTACTTGCGAGCAAGCGGATGTGGGAGTACCTGAAGCGTATGAAAGACTCATTCATGATGCTGTGAGTGGAGACGCTACATTCTTTGCACACTGGAGAGAAGTTGAATTGTCATGGGAATGGGTACAACCAATTCTTGAAGCATTCGAGGAGAACTTATTACCACTTCATGAATATGAATCTGGTTCATATGGTCCAGATGCGTCGAATGAATTATTGCAAGAAAGTGGATTTAAATGGTGGTTAGATCAAGAAACGGAAAAATAA
- a CDS encoding glucose-6-phosphate dehydrogenase, with protein sequence MDSMTFLLFGATGDLAKRKIYPALYKLFSNQNIPQSISIIGIGRKVMSDVEFQTKVEQSLATFSRISTDDESGVEEFISTFRYCQLDTANIVGYQDLLSLVKKRETELKIPENRMFYLSVVPEVFDVIALNIKESGLWATKGLNRLIIEKPFGHNVKSARELNTKVIKSFYKADIYCIDHYL encoded by the coding sequence ATGGATTCAATGACATTTCTTTTATTCGGAGCGACAGGAGATTTAGCGAAACGCAAAATTTATCCTGCTTTATATAAACTATTTAGTAATCAAAATATACCACAATCTATTTCGATTATCGGTATTGGCAGAAAGGTAATGTCAGATGTGGAATTTCAAACAAAGGTAGAACAATCCCTTGCTACATTTTCTAGAATATCTACTGATGACGAATCAGGAGTAGAAGAATTTATTAGCACATTTCGTTATTGTCAATTAGATACAGCGAATATAGTGGGCTATCAAGATTTACTGAGCCTAGTAAAAAAGCGTGAAACAGAATTAAAAATTCCTGAAAACCGTATGTTTTATCTATCTGTTGTACCAGAAGTATTTGATGTGATTGCTTTAAATATTAAAGAGAGTGGATTGTGGGCTACAAAAGGATTGAACCGTCTCATTATAGAAAAGCCTTTTGGTCATAATGTAAAATCTGCTCGTGAGTTAAATACGAAGGTAATTAAAAGTTTTTATAAAGCTGATATTTATTGTATTGATCATTATCTTTGA
- a CDS encoding zinc-dependent alcohol dehydrogenase family protein has protein sequence MKAQIIHSFGDSSVFQLEEVSKPKLLPGHVLIHVKATSVNPIDTKMRSGAVSAVAPEFPAILHGDVAGIVIEVGEGVSKFKSGDEIYGCAGGFKETGGALAEFMLADARLIAHKPNNLTMEEAAVLPLVAITAWESLFDRANIKPGQNVLIHGATGGVGHVAIQLAKWAGAKVFTTASQQNKMEIAHRLGADIAINYKEESVQEYVQKHTNGNGFEVIFDTVGGKNLDHSFEAAAVNGTVVTIAARSTHDLSPLHAKGLTLHVTFMALKILHTDKRGACGEILTKLTQIVEEGKLRPLLDSKTFTFDEVAQAHEYLESNKAIGKIVLKNVW, from the coding sequence ATGAAAGCACAAATTATCCATTCTTTTGGGGATTCATCTGTATTTCAATTAGAAGAAGTTTCAAAACCGAAACTTTTACCAGGTCATGTTCTAATCCATGTAAAAGCAACAAGTGTAAATCCAATCGATACAAAAATGCGTAGTGGTGCCGTTTCAGCAGTCGCTCCTGAGTTTCCAGCTATATTACACGGAGATGTAGCTGGTATTGTCATTGAAGTAGGAGAAGGTGTTTCGAAATTCAAATCTGGGGATGAAATATACGGATGTGCCGGAGGTTTTAAAGAAACTGGTGGTGCACTTGCAGAATTTATGCTTGCTGATGCACGACTGATTGCTCACAAACCTAACAATTTAACAATGGAAGAAGCAGCTGTCTTGCCATTAGTTGCAATTACAGCTTGGGAATCTTTATTTGATCGTGCAAATATTAAACCGGGTCAAAATGTTCTCATTCATGGAGCTACTGGTGGTGTAGGACACGTAGCCATCCAATTAGCTAAATGGGCAGGTGCTAAAGTTTTCACAACAGCTTCTCAGCAAAACAAAATGGAAATAGCCCATCGTCTAGGAGCCGATATAGCTATTAATTATAAAGAAGAATCTGTTCAAGAATATGTGCAAAAACATACGAATGGAAACGGATTTGAAGTTATATTTGATACGGTAGGTGGCAAAAATCTCGATCATTCTTTTGAAGCTGCTGCAGTCAATGGAACTGTCGTAACAATTGCAGCTCGTTCAACCCATGACCTCTCTCCTTTACACGCAAAAGGACTTACTCTGCACGTTACTTTTATGGCGTTAAAAATATTACATACAGATAAACGTGGCGCTTGCGGGGAAATTTTAACTAAACTAACGCAAATAGTAGAAGAAGGAAAACTTCGTCCATTGCTAGATTCGAAAACTTTTACTTTTGATGAAGTTGCACAAGCACATGAGTATTTGGAGTCGAATAAAGCAATAGGTAAAATAGTTTTGAAAAACGTTTGGTGA
- a CDS encoding M4 family metallopeptidase: MKNFIKVGLTTGVVLSAIMPYGGVHAATEDLEVETKEDTFRTGNLTAPSQKSAESVAKDALKGKTEQALSSKQVNTESKVNYNVTQSRKSYDGTTLVRLQQTYEGRDVYGYQLTAHINDDGVLTSVSGDSAQDLQQQEDLKQPIILSEEDAKKQLFNIYGDDLTFIEEPEIKQVVYVDEDTNKATNAYQITFSASTPEYVSGTVLIDAFGGNLLKELVQKLGIQVDSSIVQSATSNKSQDPSKLTGTGKDDLGMNRTFGISQRNDGTYMLADYSRGKGIETYTANYKDYNNYRRNVWGYLDDLVTSNSTNFTDPKAVSAHYLATKVYDFYQEKYGRNSFDNNGQKVISVVHGWNTNGTNKGNPKQWFNAFSNGAMLVYGDPIVRAFDVAGHEFTHAVTRNESGLEYAGEAGAINEALSDILGVAVEKYANNGKFNWTMGEQSGRIFRDMKNPSSISSRYPEDYRHYNNLPIDADHDHGGVHTNSSIINKVAYLIASGGNHNGVNVHGIGEDKMFDIFYYANTDELNMTSDFKELKEACIRVATNLYGKDLLEVQAVQQAFKAAYI, encoded by the coding sequence ATGAAGAATTTCATAAAGGTAGGTTTAACTACAGGAGTGGTGTTATCGGCGATTATGCCTTATGGAGGAGTACATGCGGCAACAGAAGATTTAGAAGTAGAAACAAAGGAAGATACGTTCCGAACAGGTAATTTAACAGCACCTTCTCAAAAATCAGCAGAAAGTGTAGCAAAAGATGCACTAAAAGGAAAAACAGAACAAGCATTATCATCAAAGCAAGTTAATACGGAATCCAAAGTTAATTATAATGTTACGCAAAGTCGTAAATCTTATGATGGTACTACATTGGTACGTCTTCAACAAACATATGAAGGACGTGATGTATACGGATATCAACTAACAGCACATATTAATGATGATGGTGTACTTACGAGTGTTTCGGGAGATAGTGCCCAAGACCTACAACAACAGGAAGATTTGAAACAACCTATCATTCTATCAGAAGAGGATGCAAAGAAACAGCTTTTTAACATTTATGGGGATGATCTCACATTTATTGAAGAACCAGAAATTAAACAAGTGGTATATGTAGATGAAGATACAAATAAAGCTACAAACGCATACCAAATTACTTTTAGTGCATCTACACCTGAATATGTATCTGGTACAGTATTAATTGATGCTTTTGGAGGTAATCTATTAAAAGAACTTGTTCAAAAATTGGGTATACAAGTAGATAGTAGTATTGTCCAATCCGCGACATCAAATAAATCACAAGATCCTTCAAAATTAACAGGAACAGGAAAAGATGACTTAGGTATGAATCGTACGTTTGGAATTTCACAACGAAATGATGGAACGTACATGCTTGCAGATTATTCTCGTGGTAAGGGGATTGAAACGTATACTGCTAATTATAAAGATTATAACAATTATAGAAGAAATGTATGGGGTTATTTGGATGATTTAGTAACAAGTAATTCTACAAATTTTACAGATCCTAAAGCGGTTAGTGCACATTATTTAGCAACGAAAGTATATGATTTTTATCAAGAAAAATATGGCCGTAACAGCTTTGATAATAACGGACAAAAAGTAATTTCTGTCGTTCATGGCTGGAACACAAATGGTACGAATAAAGGAAATCCTAAGCAGTGGTTTAATGCATTTAGTAATGGAGCTATGCTGGTTTATGGAGATCCAATTGTTAGAGCATTTGATGTGGCAGGTCATGAGTTTACACATGCGGTTACAAGAAATGAGTCTGGACTTGAGTATGCAGGAGAAGCTGGTGCAATTAATGAAGCGTTATCTGATATTTTAGGGGTAGCAGTTGAGAAGTATGCTAATAACGGAAAGTTCAATTGGACAATGGGAGAACAATCTGGTCGTATATTTAGAGATATGAAAAACCCATCATCTATCTCTTCTAGATATCCAGAGGATTATAGACATTATAATAACTTACCTATTGATGCTGACCACGATCATGGTGGTGTACACACGAACTCTAGCATTATTAATAAAGTAGCTTATTTGATTGCTAGTGGTGGAAATCATAATGGAGTAAACGTACATGGCATTGGAGAAGATAAAATGTTTGATATTTTCTATTATGCAAATACGGATGAATTAAATATGACTTCTGATTTTAAAGAATTAAAAGAAGCTTGTATTCGTGTAGCAACGAACTTATATGGTAAAGATTTATTAGAAGTACAAGCTGTTCAACAAGCCTTTAAAGCAGCTTATATTTAA